Below is a window of Pocillopora verrucosa isolate sample1 chromosome 6, ASM3666991v2, whole genome shotgun sequence DNA.
aacaaagaacCCAGTAACCACTtggtgaataaataaaaaaatcaatttttagaCTCTGATAAAGTTCTAGGTATTATTACATGTAAATTCACTTTCtcaattaaaatgtttttccccGTACACTAATGCAGAGACTCACTTACCAAGTATGAGACTGTACATCCTCTCCACAAGACTTCCAATGGGCCCCTCCCAGCTGTACTTCTCCTGATATTTTTCACGCAACAAACTTGACTCCAGAAGTCGCACCTCCCTCTCTTTGTGTCGTACCTCCTTGATTTTCTTGGCCCACTCTTTTGGATCTTCAGAGTCAACCACACATTGTGGTCCTGAAGGCACCTTCTTCAGAGCCTGTCCAAGTCCTGAattaccactgacaagtacagGTAAACCAGCAGATAAAGCTTCAAGAGCACTGACTCCAAATCCTTCAGTCTTGGATGGCATTATGGCAAGATCCACCTCACGGAATAAGTTAGCTAATAATTCTCTGCTGTCACTAAAGCTGCGGACAATTAGCTGATTACGATCAATACCATGTCGAAGTAACTTATCTGCTATTTCACCTTCTTTCTCTCCTGGTGCAACAACAAACTTGAGTTTGTAGGACTTATCTTTCAACTCAGCAACTGCTTGAGCTGCAACATCAAAACCTTTCAATATGAAATCTTCACAGCTGTCACCACTTCCAATGAATAGAACACTGAAAGTGCTTCTCTCTTTAGTGGCTTGCTCAACAttcaaaaattcagagaaaatgctCGGAGTGAGATCAAAGacattttgctcttttttaGGAAGGTAGCGCTTGTAAGCATCTGTCAGCTTGGGTCCAATTGTTACAATTTGATCAGCCATCTTACACAATTCTAACTCtgatttttgcagtttttcacATTGTGAAATGCTTTTGTACAGTCCAAGTTCTTCTGGAGCAGTGTGAACAACTTGGATCCATTTGCAGTGGTGACGTTTTTTAATTAACTGCACATGTTTGCCAAGACTTAATCCATGTCCTACTACACAATCCATGACATGTCCATCTGGGACATTAAAAAGCAAGTCAACTGGATTCCAACCAATCACTTTTTCGGCTTCAACAAGCTTCACACGATGACGTGCTGCATTGTTCCATTCTTCTCCACTGCATTGCGGAAGAAAGACACTAACTTTCACATTAGAGTGTTTAGCTAGCTGTATGGCAAGCTCCCTGTTGATGGTTGATAAGTCTCCATCAGTTGATGATCTCCACCCTCTGCTTAGCAATGT
It encodes the following:
- the LOC131778526 gene encoding uncharacterized protein encodes the protein MSGLSKDFDIPSVASTLQEGQENRTLKVTLLSRGWRSSTDGDLSTINRELAIQLAKHSNVKVSVFLPQCSGEEWNNAARHRVKLVEAEKVIGWNPVDLLFNVPDGHVMDCVVGHGLSLGKHVQLIKKRHHCKWIQVVHTAPEELGLYKSISQCEKLQKSELELCKMADQIVTIGPKLTDAYKRYLPKKEQNVFDLTPSIFSEFLNVEQATKERSTFSVLFIGSGDSCEDFILKGFDVAAQAVAELKDKSYKLKFVVAPGEKEGEIADKLLRHGIDRNQLIVRSFSDSRELLANLFREVDLAIMPSKTEGFGVSALEALSAGLPVLVSGNSGLGQALKKVPSGPQCVVDSEDPKEWAKKIKEVRHKEREVRLLESSLLREKYQEKYSWEGPIGSLVERMYSLILVGKLGHKEVSCGRTAPHLASCRETYGDGSSLDDDKDRDDSGGTMVLDVPLLGANGGSKKYLETPLHLAARYPRVDVAKRLLDDGADANACDRFNRTPLHLAIGRDAQGVFQLLIRNRATDLEARMDDGTTPLILAARHDLPDLVGHLIKAGVEVNSADNQGKTALHWAASVSGLDVTKELLKNGAKKDVQDEKGQTPLFLGCREGSAETVRHLLVNFANRKVADFLDMTPEDIARQRHHQDIVELLTDWSLGCNSPNAVPAPTSLHEGQKSPMVSIASLLATSPSAVEIPNGSAAAMVQQFHAARQKATVSRTSGSRPRPSATGNKNDNNAKRKRK